In one window of Gemmatimonadales bacterium DNA:
- a CDS encoding protein kinase produces MDILSRLTAALAEKYRIERELGAGGMATVYLAEDLKHARKVAVKVLRPELAAVIGAERFLSEIRTTANLQHPHILPLHDSGEADGFLFYVMPFVEGETVRDRLNREKQLPIDDAVRIASEVAAALDYAHRHGVIHRDIKPENILLHDGSALVADFGIALAASTAGQDRMTETGMSLGTPHYMSPEQAMGEREITARSDVYALGCVLYEMLLGEPPFTGPTVQSIVAKVMSERPAPLTARRDRIPPQVEDAILTALEKLPADRFGSAAAFAQALAAPAEGTPSYARRRAGTATHRRSAWIRTGILVAAVAVVGLIAFGLGRRDSAPNGTATPTSLAVLPFENIGGDPQNEYFSDGVTEDIIAQVSQIAGLKVISRTSTTKFKGGGTSIRDIGQQLGVTSVLEGSVRRQGNRIRIVAQLIDARTDEHLWASTYDRELEDIFAIQTDVANNIANALGSMLATGGGAASVPTTNLEAYELYLNGRLLLAQRNSDALHTAVERFEAALALDPKFAAAYGGLAEAWMLLPIYSSEPAIDASAKVERYADSALALDSKLSVAYAARAFDRAFIGWQFAEGERDLKEAIRLNPNFSSAHQWLGSVLMVQGKTDEALANFRQAVVLDPLSNINATDLAMNLFNARRFPEAEAQFQQVMTRDPQFAPAFQRAGWLYGTQGSDSAAAEVLEQWNLLQGRPLVPPGTIRTAYAAGGRDSMYALLVAPGVRDRAPIFDLASWYIYLGRKAMALDVLDEAADRRDPFLGAGLRFPMWDPLKDEPRYQTLIKRVYGDD; encoded by the coding sequence ATGGATATCCTTTCCCGCCTCACCGCCGCCCTCGCCGAGAAGTACCGCATCGAGCGGGAGCTCGGCGCGGGCGGGATGGCCACGGTGTACCTGGCCGAGGACCTGAAGCACGCTCGTAAAGTCGCGGTGAAGGTGCTGCGCCCGGAACTCGCAGCGGTGATCGGGGCTGAGCGGTTCCTGAGCGAAATCAGGACGACAGCTAATCTGCAGCATCCACACATTCTCCCCTTGCATGATTCCGGCGAGGCCGACGGGTTCCTCTTCTACGTGATGCCGTTCGTGGAAGGGGAAACGGTCCGTGACCGGCTCAACCGCGAAAAGCAGCTGCCGATCGACGACGCGGTGCGCATCGCCAGCGAAGTGGCCGCCGCGCTCGACTACGCGCACCGTCACGGCGTCATCCACCGCGACATCAAGCCCGAGAACATCCTGCTGCACGACGGGTCCGCCCTCGTCGCCGACTTCGGTATCGCACTCGCTGCCAGCACCGCGGGCCAAGACCGGATGACCGAAACCGGGATGAGCCTCGGCACGCCGCACTACATGAGCCCTGAGCAAGCGATGGGGGAGCGGGAGATCACCGCCCGGAGCGATGTCTACGCCCTCGGTTGCGTGCTCTATGAAATGCTGCTCGGGGAGCCACCCTTCACGGGGCCCACCGTGCAGTCCATCGTGGCCAAGGTGATGTCGGAAAGGCCAGCGCCGCTCACGGCGCGCCGGGACCGCATTCCCCCCCAGGTCGAGGATGCCATCCTCACGGCACTTGAAAAGCTCCCCGCCGACCGGTTCGGATCGGCCGCTGCATTCGCCCAGGCGCTCGCGGCGCCGGCTGAGGGCACCCCGTCGTACGCGCGTCGGCGCGCAGGCACAGCCACGCATCGCCGCTCCGCCTGGATCCGCACCGGCATCCTCGTGGCGGCGGTCGCCGTGGTCGGATTGATTGCGTTCGGGCTCGGTCGGCGCGACAGCGCCCCGAACGGCACCGCGACGCCAACCTCCCTCGCGGTCCTCCCCTTCGAGAACATCGGAGGCGACCCACAGAACGAGTATTTCAGTGACGGCGTCACGGAGGACATCATTGCCCAGGTGTCCCAGATTGCCGGACTGAAGGTGATCAGCCGGACCTCCACCACAAAGTTCAAGGGCGGAGGCACCTCCATCCGCGACATCGGCCAGCAGCTCGGCGTGACCAGCGTGCTGGAGGGGAGCGTGCGCCGCCAGGGGAACCGGATCCGCATCGTGGCGCAGCTCATCGATGCACGCACCGATGAGCACCTCTGGGCCAGCACCTATGACCGGGAGCTCGAAGACATCTTCGCCATCCAGACGGATGTGGCCAACAACATTGCCAACGCGCTGGGGTCCATGCTCGCGACCGGCGGCGGCGCGGCCTCCGTCCCGACCACCAATCTCGAGGCCTACGAGCTCTACCTGAACGGTCGGCTCCTGCTCGCCCAGCGGAACAGCGATGCCCTCCACACCGCGGTCGAGCGATTCGAGGCCGCGCTGGCGCTCGATCCGAAGTTTGCCGCCGCCTATGGGGGGCTCGCCGAGGCGTGGATGCTGCTGCCAATCTATTCCTCTGAACCGGCGATCGACGCCTCAGCGAAAGTCGAGCGATACGCCGATTCTGCCTTGGCCCTGGATTCCAAACTGTCCGTCGCATACGCCGCCCGTGCCTTTGACCGTGCCTTCATCGGATGGCAGTTTGCGGAAGGGGAACGGGACCTGAAGGAAGCCATCCGGCTCAACCCGAACTTCTCCTCGGCGCACCAGTGGCTGGGTTCCGTGCTGATGGTGCAGGGGAAGACGGACGAAGCCCTCGCCAACTTCCGACAGGCGGTGGTGCTCGATCCGTTGTCCAACATCAACGCGACGGACCTGGCCATGAACCTCTTCAACGCCCGTCGCTTTCCAGAGGCAGAGGCCCAGTTCCAGCAGGTGATGACCCGGGATCCGCAGTTTGCTCCTGCGTTCCAGCGGGCGGGATGGTTGTACGGCACACAGGGAAGCGACAGCGCGGCCGCCGAGGTCCTGGAGCAGTGGAATCTTCTGCAGGGCCGCCCCTTGGTACCCCCGGGGACAATTCGCACCGCCTATGCGGCCGGCGGCCGGGACTCGATGTATGCACTGCTGGTGGCTCCTGGTGTGCGTGACCGCGCTCCGATCTTCGACTTGGCTTCCTGGTACATCTACCTCGGCAGGAAGGCCATGGCCCTCGACGTCCTCGACGAAGCGGCCGACCGGCGGGACCCGTTCCTCGGCGCGGGGTTGAGGTTCCCAATGTGGGATCCGCTCAAGGATGAGCCGCGGTACCAGACCTTGATCAAGAGAGTGTACGGCGATGACTGA
- a CDS encoding succinylglutamate desuccinylase/aspartoacylase family protein: MNGALDHAGTAVRERLLGRVDGAQPGPVVVVVAGIHGNEPAGPLAARRVLESLAGGALPLTGTIVALAGNLAALHLGRRFVDRDLARLWTPAEVERARGNEPPACVEQAELRGLVQAIDAILGEFPDRDHLLVELHSTSGPGVPFQAINDTLHDRAIAFASPIPLILGIEESIRGSMLDYMERQGRSVLVVEGGQHTAPETADNLESALWTVLSGIRAVPANSAVVEAKAERLRKAAKGAPVVAEVTYRHNITPDDHFEMLPGFRHFQPIRRGELLAEDVRGPVRAPMSGLLLMPRYQGLGSDGFFITRPVRKSWLSLSAVLRWLRVDQALTWLPGVRRDPIRPRQVLVNPDIARFLVVPIFHLCGYRRLAPRDGRIVFARRIEAPTTQS, from the coding sequence GTGAACGGCGCCTTGGACCACGCGGGGACGGCCGTGCGGGAGCGACTCCTCGGCCGGGTGGACGGCGCGCAACCCGGTCCGGTGGTCGTCGTCGTTGCGGGCATCCACGGCAACGAACCGGCCGGCCCCCTCGCGGCGCGCCGCGTTCTGGAGTCGCTGGCGGGGGGTGCACTCCCCCTCACAGGCACTATCGTAGCCCTCGCCGGAAACCTGGCCGCGCTGCACCTCGGCCGGCGGTTCGTGGACCGGGACCTCGCCCGGCTCTGGACGCCCGCCGAAGTCGAGCGGGCCCGCGGGAACGAGCCGCCGGCCTGCGTCGAGCAGGCAGAGTTGCGGGGACTCGTCCAGGCCATCGACGCCATCCTGGGGGAGTTCCCCGATCGGGACCACCTGCTGGTCGAACTGCATTCTACCTCCGGTCCCGGCGTGCCCTTCCAGGCCATCAACGACACGCTTCACGACCGCGCCATCGCCTTCGCCAGCCCGATTCCCTTGATCCTCGGCATCGAGGAGTCGATCCGTGGTTCCATGCTCGACTACATGGAGCGGCAGGGTCGCTCGGTGTTGGTCGTCGAGGGGGGACAGCACACGGCGCCAGAAACAGCGGACAATCTGGAGTCGGCCCTGTGGACCGTGCTGTCGGGGATCCGCGCCGTCCCAGCGAATTCGGCGGTGGTGGAGGCGAAGGCCGAACGACTCCGGAAGGCGGCGAAGGGAGCGCCGGTCGTCGCCGAGGTGACGTACCGGCACAACATCACGCCGGACGACCACTTCGAGATGCTGCCCGGTTTCCGGCACTTCCAGCCGATACGCCGCGGCGAGCTCCTCGCCGAGGACGTGCGCGGCCCGGTGCGGGCGCCGATGAGCGGATTGCTGCTGATGCCGCGATACCAGGGGCTGGGATCCGACGGGTTCTTCATCACGCGGCCGGTGCGGAAGAGCTGGCTGAGCCTTTCCGCCGTTCTCCGCTGGCTGCGGGTCGATCAGGCACTGACCTGGCTCCCCGGTGTCCGACGAGACCCGATCCGCCCTCGCCAGGTCCTGGTCAATCCCGACATCGCGCGCTTCCTCGTGGTGCCGATCTTCCATCTCTGCGGCTACCGCCGCCTCGCGCCGCGCGACGGGCGGATCGTGTTCGCCCGGCGGATCGAGGCGCCGACGACGCAATCCTGA
- a CDS encoding protein kinase: MTDPLPRLTAALAEKYRIERELGAGGMATVYLAEDLKHKRKVAIKVLRPELAAAMGAERFLREIETTANLRHPHIVPLHDSGEAAGFLFFVMPLVDGESLRSRLDREKQLSIEDALQIAREVADALSYAHTHGVVHRDIKPENVLLESGHAVVTDFGIAHATTGVGAERLTATGLSIGTPHYMSPEQAAGAPDVDGRSDVYALGCMLFEMLGGRPPFVGPDMQSVIRQHIAIEPPPITDLRPSVPGGVVVALQRALAKAPADRFNPVVQFSEALRVPSATTITVTRGMSWRMAAVVAALAVVGWFGWRAVRPVPFTMSVTNIRQVTREPEAEIHVALSPDGQEIAYELGSPLHTQIIVRDVAGGRPVPLTAGWGGSQFKPRWTPDGRSVTFWNLYTTPAHDSGSWRMPRLGGTAEPIDSGAALVDGPGRTIIARGDTTLIRAEDGRETVLWVGLRELHSFAWRPDGRMVAWVRGNQDYNYSWGNISPSQVWVAPLGGTAVAVTDSTSLNTQPAWLPNGTLLFISNRDGARDIYALRIAEDGRPIGTPLRLTTGLEPFSVSPSADGRTLAYDRLLLRRNLYALPIPTSGVASMKDAVPLTTGNQTIETVSVTRDGRTLIFDSNLKGRQDLYVMSTAGGEVRRVTRGGTDNFSPDPSPDSREIAFHTIRNTTRDIYVVGIDGSGERPLVDDGAESFHPAYSPDGLTIAYSDLATTSTTRVIRRKSLDAEWGPPETLPIPNGFGPRWSPDGRYIAYFTHARPGGIGIYELGGTARQLMPPDTFGLEYPSWPEWSADGRSIYFRAFDADGAEGLYQVDLAGGRPRLLIRFDDPTRTVFLGAIPHDGKRFYFAAGELESDIYLMDLVTK, encoded by the coding sequence ATGACCGACCCCCTGCCCCGCCTCACCGCCGCCCTCGCCGAGAAGTACCGCATCGAGCGGGAGCTCGGCGCGGGCGGGATGGCCACGGTCTACCTGGCCGAGGACCTCAAGCACAAGCGCAAGGTCGCGATCAAGGTCCTCAGGCCAGAACTCGCCGCTGCCATGGGTGCAGAGCGGTTCCTGCGCGAGATCGAGACCACGGCCAACCTGAGACACCCCCATATCGTACCACTCCACGACTCAGGGGAGGCGGCAGGGTTCTTGTTCTTCGTGATGCCCTTGGTCGACGGCGAATCGCTCCGCAGTCGGCTCGATCGCGAAAAGCAGCTGTCGATCGAGGACGCACTGCAGATCGCTCGCGAGGTCGCCGATGCGCTGAGCTATGCGCATACTCACGGAGTGGTGCACCGTGACATCAAGCCCGAGAACGTCCTGCTTGAGAGTGGCCATGCCGTGGTCACCGATTTCGGGATTGCGCACGCGACGACTGGCGTCGGGGCAGAGCGGCTGACCGCCACCGGGCTCTCGATTGGCACACCGCACTACATGAGCCCAGAGCAGGCAGCCGGGGCGCCGGACGTCGACGGACGAAGTGACGTCTATGCGCTCGGTTGCATGCTGTTCGAGATGCTGGGCGGGCGACCGCCCTTCGTCGGCCCCGACATGCAGAGCGTAATCCGGCAGCATATCGCCATTGAGCCACCCCCCATTACCGATCTCCGGCCGTCCGTGCCGGGCGGGGTCGTGGTGGCACTGCAACGCGCACTCGCGAAGGCGCCTGCCGACCGCTTCAACCCGGTCGTGCAGTTCTCCGAGGCGCTGCGCGTGCCGTCGGCGACGACGATCACGGTCACGCGTGGGATGTCGTGGCGAATGGCGGCGGTGGTCGCGGCGCTCGCCGTGGTCGGCTGGTTCGGCTGGCGTGCAGTTCGCCCCGTGCCATTCACGATGTCGGTCACGAACATCCGGCAGGTGACCAGGGAACCCGAGGCGGAGATACATGTGGCGCTCTCCCCGGATGGCCAGGAGATCGCGTACGAACTCGGCTCGCCGCTGCACACCCAGATCATCGTGCGGGATGTTGCCGGGGGCCGGCCGGTCCCGCTCACGGCAGGGTGGGGGGGCAGCCAATTCAAGCCGCGCTGGACTCCCGATGGTCGCTCGGTCACCTTCTGGAACCTCTACACCACGCCCGCCCACGATTCTGGCTCGTGGCGGATGCCGCGCCTCGGCGGCACTGCCGAGCCCATCGATAGCGGCGCCGCGCTGGTCGATGGCCCCGGCCGCACGATTATCGCGCGCGGTGATACGACGCTGATACGTGCCGAGGATGGTCGCGAGACCGTGCTGTGGGTGGGGCTCCGCGAGCTGCACTCATTTGCCTGGCGACCGGATGGCAGGATGGTGGCCTGGGTGCGCGGCAACCAGGACTACAATTATTCGTGGGGAAATATCTCTCCCAGCCAGGTCTGGGTGGCTCCCTTGGGGGGCACTGCGGTGGCAGTGACCGACAGCACCTCGCTCAACACCCAGCCCGCATGGCTGCCTAATGGCACACTGTTGTTCATCTCGAATCGCGATGGGGCGCGGGATATCTATGCCCTGCGAATCGCAGAAGACGGTCGGCCCATTGGGACACCGCTCCGTCTCACCACGGGCCTCGAACCTTTCTCGGTCTCGCCATCGGCCGATGGGCGCACGTTAGCCTACGACCGCTTGCTCCTCCGGCGCAATCTCTACGCATTGCCGATCCCGACAAGTGGTGTTGCGTCGATGAAGGACGCCGTACCGCTCACGACCGGCAACCAGACCATCGAGACCGTCAGCGTCACACGGGACGGCCGCACTCTGATCTTCGACTCGAACCTCAAGGGTCGACAAGATCTCTATGTCATGTCGACGGCCGGCGGGGAGGTCCGCCGGGTGACGCGTGGTGGAACTGATAACTTCAGCCCTGACCCCTCACCCGACAGCCGTGAGATCGCATTCCACACGATTCGGAATACCACGAGGGACATCTATGTGGTCGGGATCGACGGATCTGGGGAGCGGCCGCTCGTGGACGATGGTGCGGAGTCGTTTCATCCCGCGTACTCGCCGGATGGCCTCACCATCGCGTATTCCGATCTCGCCACCACTAGCACGACACGAGTGATCCGACGGAAATCTCTCGACGCCGAATGGGGTCCGCCCGAAACGTTGCCGATCCCCAATGGGTTCGGGCCCAGATGGTCACCCGATGGCCGATACATCGCCTACTTTACTCACGCTCGACCGGGTGGGATCGGGATCTACGAACTTGGCGGGACCGCACGTCAGCTGATGCCTCCCGACACATTCGGGCTCGAATACCCCTCGTGGCCCGAGTGGTCGGCCGATGGTCGTTCAATTTATTTCCGTGCCTTTGACGCGGATGGTGCCGAAGGGCTGTATCAGGTCGATCTGGCGGGAGGCAGGCCCAGGCTGCTCATCCGATTCGACGATCCGACCCGCACGGTTTTCCTCGGCGCCATCCCCCACGATGGGAAGCGGTTCTACTTCGCCGCCGGCGAGCTTGAGAGCGATATCTACCTCATGGATCTGGTGACGAAGTGA
- a CDS encoding protein phosphatase 2C domain-containing protein, translated as MPADAEWVRPTDTELDMFGITHIGRVRKENQDHFMLCTVHPQVVVHGTSLPEPESLPLRGERIATYMLVADGVGSGSGGGEASRLALATITAYVASSMRSYHSAGAATDTEFHQALTDAALEAHAAVLKKQALDPTAKMATTLTLAVAVFPHMYVTQVGDSRCYLYWNGTLTQVTRDQTIAQGLVDQGILPADRINSSPLSHVLSSAIGSDEAMPVVSRVEIPRGCVILLATDGLTKHVSNDEIAEQIKGMDSSEQLCRSLLALALERGGSDNITLIAARAPIRTDGG; from the coding sequence ATGCCTGCTGACGCGGAATGGGTGCGACCGACCGACACCGAACTGGACATGTTCGGCATCACGCACATCGGTCGTGTCCGGAAGGAGAACCAGGACCATTTCATGCTGTGCACCGTGCACCCCCAGGTGGTGGTGCACGGCACCAGCCTCCCGGAACCGGAGTCGCTGCCGCTGCGGGGCGAACGGATCGCGACCTACATGCTGGTCGCCGACGGCGTCGGCAGCGGTTCGGGCGGGGGAGAAGCGAGCCGGCTCGCGCTCGCCACGATCACGGCGTACGTCGCCTCCTCGATGCGCTCCTACCACAGCGCCGGCGCCGCCACGGACACCGAGTTTCACCAGGCGCTGACCGATGCGGCGCTCGAAGCGCACGCGGCGGTCCTGAAGAAGCAGGCGCTGGACCCCACCGCGAAGATGGCGACGACGCTGACGCTCGCCGTGGCCGTTTTCCCCCATATGTACGTGACCCAGGTCGGTGACAGCCGCTGCTATCTCTACTGGAATGGAACGCTTACCCAGGTCACACGAGACCAGACCATTGCGCAGGGGCTGGTGGATCAGGGCATCCTGCCGGCAGACCGCATCAACAGCTCCCCGCTTAGCCACGTGCTGTCCAGCGCCATCGGCAGCGACGAGGCGATGCCGGTCGTCAGCCGAGTGGAAATTCCCCGCGGCTGCGTCATCCTCCTGGCCACCGACGGCCTGACCAAGCACGTGAGCAACGACGAGATCGCGGAGCAGATCAAGGGCATGGACTCGTCCGAACAGCTCTGCCGGTCGCTCCTCGCCCTGGCCCTGGAACGCGGCGGCAGCGACAACATCACCCTCATCGCGGCCCGCGCGCCGATCCGCACGGACGGCGGCTGA
- a CDS encoding protein kinase — MTDPLPRLTAALAEKYRIERELGQGGMATVYLAYDVRHDRKVALKVLRPELSAILGAERFLAEIKTTANLQHPHILSLFDSGEAAGLVFYVMPYVEGESLRDRLDRETQLSVDDAVRIAREVADALAYAHGQGVIHRDIKPENILLHGGHAMVADFGIALAVSRSDGGTRMTETGMSLGTPHYMSPEQAMGDKEITPKTDIYALGCVLYEMLVGEPPFTGPTAQAIVAKVMTAEVTSLSAQRRSVPDYVEATVLQALEKLPADRFGSAQDFLASLSGTMSTQSMSRSMSRAPSAGPSRKIAYAALGVAGVGVALAAWGMTRSPAAGAVPSVAFRLSQDGRMAADYAGDVRPALAISPDGLHLAYRAEDGGRRSIAVRDLGSVEARLLPGTEGARDIIFSPDSRSLLFRQGTTLKRISISGTPPIRVAEIGQSPQTYGLVWLPSDTIYYLIEASHSIYKVSADGNAPPVSTPLPDSIGLLSELAPIPGTEWLLSSELGEARASTIVAVSSKTGEVRRLNGKGAGVRLLPDGRHLLLGKENNLLTLVAFDPKRLELSGPEIPVLDGVQGTVTGLPTLGLSRTGTLLFITGRENDRTVVEVDRSGRVTPLMTEPAEYKDPRWSPDGTRIVVEIAQGVQGDLWIRDTRAGTQTRLTNGSENLYPLWTPDGRRIVFTSRRAGLAGLWWQPVDGGSEAESLQPGSEQDLRFPHDISPDGRTLLVRTNTAASGFDIGAMELKPNGEFRSVLATPENEGSPVFSPDGKWMAYTSDASGTNEVYVTPWPNVGRRAQLSSGGGQEPRWNPQGGELFYRTGDAMMAVRLVEQDGLLAPVRRDTLFSGAYFQQPRWPEYDVSQDGTRFLMIKRGSARQEIIVITGWAEQAVKKLAEGAGAQ; from the coding sequence ATGACTGACCCGCTGCCCCGCCTTACCGCCGCCCTCGCCGAGAAGTACCGCATCGAGCGGGAGCTCGGGCAGGGAGGCATGGCCACCGTGTACCTCGCATATGACGTGCGGCACGATCGCAAGGTGGCGCTCAAGGTCCTGCGCCCTGAACTCAGTGCCATTCTCGGCGCGGAGCGGTTCCTCGCCGAGATCAAGACCACCGCCAACCTCCAGCATCCGCACATCCTCAGCCTCTTCGATTCCGGAGAGGCGGCAGGGCTCGTCTTCTACGTGATGCCGTACGTGGAAGGGGAAAGCCTGCGCGATCGGCTGGACCGGGAGACGCAGCTCTCCGTTGACGACGCGGTCCGCATCGCCCGCGAAGTGGCCGACGCGCTCGCGTATGCCCATGGACAGGGCGTCATTCACCGCGACATCAAACCGGAAAACATCCTGCTCCACGGCGGGCACGCGATGGTGGCCGATTTCGGCATCGCCCTGGCGGTCAGCCGATCCGACGGTGGCACCCGCATGACCGAGACTGGGATGTCCCTCGGCACGCCGCACTACATGAGTCCCGAGCAGGCGATGGGGGACAAGGAGATCACCCCCAAGACGGACATTTACGCGCTGGGGTGCGTGCTCTACGAGATGCTGGTCGGGGAACCGCCGTTCACGGGGCCAACGGCGCAAGCCATCGTGGCCAAGGTGATGACGGCGGAGGTGACGAGTCTTTCGGCGCAGCGCCGCTCCGTCCCGGACTACGTCGAGGCCACGGTGCTGCAGGCGCTGGAGAAGCTGCCGGCAGACCGGTTCGGCAGCGCCCAGGATTTCCTGGCATCGCTTTCGGGCACGATGTCCACCCAGAGCATGTCACGATCGATGTCGCGTGCACCGTCGGCCGGGCCCTCGCGGAAGATTGCGTACGCCGCACTCGGCGTGGCCGGGGTCGGGGTCGCACTGGCGGCCTGGGGAATGACGCGATCACCGGCTGCCGGAGCGGTCCCCTCGGTGGCGTTCCGCCTCAGCCAAGATGGGCGGATGGCCGCGGACTACGCCGGGGACGTCCGGCCGGCGCTCGCGATCTCACCCGATGGCTTGCATCTCGCCTACCGCGCCGAGGACGGCGGACGGCGCAGCATCGCCGTGCGCGACCTTGGCTCAGTGGAAGCGCGGCTGCTCCCGGGAACGGAAGGGGCCCGGGACATCATCTTTTCCCCCGACAGCCGTTCGTTGCTCTTCCGGCAGGGGACGACGCTCAAACGGATCTCGATCAGCGGCACTCCGCCGATCAGGGTCGCGGAGATCGGGCAATCGCCACAGACGTACGGTTTGGTCTGGCTCCCTTCGGACACGATTTATTACCTGATCGAGGCGTCGCATTCGATCTACAAGGTGAGCGCGGATGGGAATGCTCCCCCTGTCAGCACCCCCCTTCCAGACTCCATCGGCCTGTTGAGCGAACTCGCCCCGATCCCCGGCACCGAGTGGCTCCTCTCCTCGGAACTGGGTGAAGCGCGGGCATCGACGATCGTGGCGGTGTCGTCCAAAACCGGCGAGGTCCGTCGCCTCAACGGAAAGGGCGCCGGCGTTCGGCTGTTGCCCGATGGACGCCATCTCCTGCTCGGCAAGGAGAACAACCTGCTGACGCTCGTCGCCTTCGACCCGAAGCGGCTGGAACTCAGCGGTCCCGAGATCCCGGTGCTGGACGGTGTCCAAGGCACCGTCACCGGACTCCCGACGCTTGGGCTCTCGCGGACTGGGACGCTGCTCTTTATCACCGGTCGCGAGAACGACCGGACGGTCGTTGAGGTGGATCGGAGCGGGCGTGTCACGCCCCTCATGACCGAGCCCGCCGAGTACAAGGACCCGCGGTGGTCGCCGGACGGGACGCGCATCGTGGTGGAAATCGCACAGGGCGTGCAGGGGGATCTCTGGATTCGTGATACAAGGGCGGGCACCCAGACCCGCCTCACCAACGGGAGCGAGAATCTCTATCCGCTCTGGACCCCGGACGGCCGGCGGATCGTCTTCACCTCCCGCCGCGCCGGCCTGGCAGGGCTCTGGTGGCAGCCGGTCGACGGTGGGAGCGAGGCCGAGAGCCTGCAGCCGGGCAGTGAACAGGACCTGCGGTTTCCTCACGACATCAGCCCCGATGGGCGCACCCTCCTGGTTCGGACCAACACGGCGGCGAGTGGCTTCGATATTGGCGCCATGGAGCTGAAGCCGAATGGTGAGTTTCGGTCGGTGCTGGCCACGCCCGAGAACGAGGGCTCGCCGGTGTTTTCGCCGGACGGCAAGTGGATGGCGTACACCTCGGATGCGTCCGGCACCAACGAGGTGTACGTGACGCCCTGGCCAAACGTCGGGCGCCGCGCCCAACTCTCCTCGGGTGGCGGTCAGGAGCCGCGGTGGAACCCGCAGGGGGGCGAGCTGTTCTACCGAACTGGCGACGCCATGATGGCGGTCCGGCTTGTGGAACAGGACGGGCTCCTGGCACCCGTTCGACGCGATACCCTCTTCAGCGGCGCGTATTTCCAGCAGCCGCGCTGGCCGGAATACGACGTCTCGCAGGATGGCACCCGGTTCCTGATGATCAAGCGTGGCAGCGCCCGCCAGGAAATCATCGTCATCACCGGGTGGGCTGAGCAGGCGGTGAAGAAGCTCGCAGAGGGCGCCGGCGCGCAGTGA